The following proteins come from a genomic window of Dreissena polymorpha isolate Duluth1 chromosome 1, UMN_Dpol_1.0, whole genome shotgun sequence:
- the LOC127857084 gene encoding dual specificity tyrosine-phosphorylation-regulated kinase 2-like has product MSTRVKPLPVPVQRTRSLLTTGDMYTHTIDGSHHLPPLTSQTVGGASHSAHVSTQGPKVTQLYEDHKHHGKSEHNQHGVVPEESSALPVVRPSSSAGSIGSKSGSAARRNNAMSPETAMKQYMHKLTSFEHHEIFNYPSIFFVGQNAKKRQGVVGGANNNGYDDENGSYIHVPHDHIAYRYEVLKVIGKGSFGQVVKAYDHKVQSHIALKMVRNEKRFHRQAQEEIRILEHLKKQDKDNAMNIVHMLEHFSFRNHICITFELLSMNLYELIKKNKFQGFSLQLVRKFAHSILQCLDALYKNRIIHCDLKPENILLKQQGRSGIKVIDFGSSCYEHQRIYTYIQSRFYRAPEVILGAKYGMPIDMWSLGCILAELLTGYPLFPGEDEGDQLATIIELQGMPPQKLLDQSKRARNFISSKGHPRYCTATTLPDGSTVLQGGRSRRGKTRGPPASKDLVTALKGSDDPLFLDFMRRCLEWDPTSRMTPGQALRHAWLRRRLPKPPPANENRQDSANRKKLATANTSTIVSKIGSSSSGKARQQYIQDNDQIMNTRTKLPQIGSTM; this is encoded by the coding sequence ATGTCAACTCGCGTAAAGCCATTGCCAGTGCCTGTACAAAGGACTCGATCTCTTTTGACTACAGGCGACATGTACACTCACACGATTGATGGATCGCATCATCTGCCACCGCTCACAAGCCAGACAGTTGGAGGAGCCTCGCACAGTGCCCACGTGAGTACTCAAGGTCCTAAAGTTACTCAGCTTTACGAAGATCATAAACACCATGGGAAAAGTGAGCATAACCAACATGGCGTCGTTCCGGAAGAATCATCGGCTTTACCGGTGGTTAGACCAAGTTCTAGTGCTGGAAGCATTGGTTCCAAGTCGGGCTCTGCAGCCAGGAGAAATAATGCTATGAGCCCAGAGACTGCCATGAAGCAGTACATGCATAAACTTACATCGTTTGAGCATCATGAAATTTTCAATTATCCTTCTATCTTCTTTGTTGGGCAGAATGCAAAGAAGCGACAAGGGGTTGTTGGTGGTGCAAATAACAATGGTTACGATGATGAAAACGGATCTTACATTCATGTACCACACGACCATATAGCTTACCGGTACGAAGTCTTGAAAGTGATTGGAAAGGGAAGTTTTGGCCAGGTGGTGAAGGCGTACGATCACAAGGTTCAATCCCATATTGCCTTGAAAATGGTTCGTAATGAGAAGAGATTCCATAGACAAGCTCAGGAAGAAATCAGGATCTTAGAACATTTAAAGAAGCAGGACAAGGACAATGCTATGAACATTGTTCATATGTTAGAGCATTTTAGTTTTCGCAATCACATTTGTATAACATTTGAATTGCTCAGTATGAATTTGTATGAACTGATAAAGAAAAACAAATTCCAAGGATTTAGTTTACAGCTAGTTAGAAAATTTGCACACTCAATTCTGCAATGTTTAGATGCGCTGTACAAAAATAGGATCATTCACTGTGATCTCAAACCTGAGAACATTCTATTGAAACAGCAGGGCAGGAGTGGTATTAAAGTGATAGACTTTGGGTCCAGTTGCTATGAGCACCAGCGCATATATACATACATCCAGTCAAGGTTCTACAGAGCACCTGAGGTGATTTTAGGGGCCAAGTACGGAATGCCAATAGACATGTGGAGTCTAGGCTGCATCTTGGCTGAGCTCCTGACAGGGTATCCCCTATTCCCTGGTGAAGATGAGGGAGACCAACTGGCTACAATCATAGAACTACAGGGAATGCCACCCCAGAAATTGCTCGATCAATCAAAAAGGGCTCGTAACTTCATCAGTTCAAAGGGGCATCCACGCTACTGCACAGCCACAACTCTTCCAGATGGAAGCACTGTTCTCCAGGGTGGACGGTCACGACGCGGCAAGACAAGGGGACCTCCAGCAAGCAAAGATCTGGTAACTGCTCTTAAAGGGTCAGATGATCCACTGTTCCTTGACTTCATGCGCCGCTGCCTTGAATGGGACCCCACTTCAAGAATGACTCCAGGACAGGCGTTGCGACATGCATGGCTTAGGCGTCGCTTGCCAAAACCACCTCCAGCAAATGAGAACCGTCAGGATTCCGCGAACAGGAAAAAGCTGGCCACAGCAAACACAAGTACAATAGTGTCTAAAATTGGAAGCTCCTCAAGTGGAAAGGCCCGTCAGCAGTATATTCAAGACAATGACCAAATAATGAACACTAGAACAAAATTACCACAGATTGGTTCTACAATGTAG